A genomic region of Streptomyces sp. NBC_00247 contains the following coding sequences:
- a CDS encoding MraY family glycosyltransferase encodes MGQPVRDYLLTLCVAAAVTYLLTGPVRKFAIAIGAMPAIRARDVHREPTPRLGGIAMFGGLCAGLIVASHLFNLGGVFELSNEPRALLSGAALIWLIGVLDDKFEIDALIKLGGQMIAAAVMVIQGLTILWLPIPGIGTVALTPWQGTLLTVALVVVTINAVNFVDGLDGLAAGMVCIAAAAFFLYTYRLWYGYGIEAAAPATLFAAILMGMCLGFLPHNMHPARIFMGDSGSMLIGLVLAAGAISVTGQVDPDAMKLFEGSERQATHAMLPVFIPLLLPLTIIAIPAADLVLAIVRRTWNGQSPFAADRGHLHHRLLEIGHSHSRSVLIMYFWSALIAFGAVGYSVHSASMWIVLVIVFLSAVGLVLLLLPRFTPRAPRWANSMVPPRYRRRRRPAELPADPAPAPEETAAPEAHGSHLADEDADRPRVAVGVSGVNGATAIGTRSRFSDRRKANSPR; translated from the coding sequence GTGGGGCAGCCCGTGCGTGATTACCTGCTGACGCTGTGTGTCGCGGCCGCAGTGACCTATCTGCTGACCGGACCGGTGCGGAAGTTCGCCATCGCGATCGGGGCCATGCCCGCGATCCGCGCGCGGGACGTGCACCGGGAACCGACACCGCGGCTCGGTGGCATCGCCATGTTCGGCGGACTGTGCGCCGGACTGATCGTCGCCTCGCACCTGTTCAACCTCGGCGGGGTCTTCGAACTCTCCAACGAGCCGAGGGCGCTGCTCTCCGGTGCGGCGCTGATCTGGCTGATCGGCGTCCTCGACGACAAGTTCGAGATCGACGCGCTGATCAAGCTCGGCGGCCAGATGATCGCCGCCGCCGTCATGGTCATCCAGGGTCTGACGATCCTCTGGCTGCCCATCCCCGGTATCGGGACGGTGGCGCTCACCCCCTGGCAGGGCACTCTGCTCACGGTCGCGCTGGTCGTCGTGACGATCAACGCGGTGAACTTCGTCGACGGCCTGGACGGCCTCGCCGCCGGCATGGTCTGCATCGCCGCCGCCGCGTTCTTCCTGTACACCTACCGCCTCTGGTACGGGTACGGCATCGAGGCAGCGGCCCCCGCCACCCTCTTCGCCGCGATCCTCATGGGCATGTGCCTGGGCTTCCTGCCGCACAACATGCACCCGGCGCGGATCTTCATGGGCGACTCCGGTTCGATGCTGATCGGCCTGGTCCTCGCCGCCGGCGCGATCTCGGTGACCGGGCAGGTCGACCCGGACGCGATGAAGCTCTTCGAGGGGAGCGAGCGGCAGGCCACCCACGCGATGCTGCCGGTCTTCATCCCGCTGCTGCTGCCGCTGACGATCATCGCGATCCCCGCCGCCGACCTGGTGCTCGCGATCGTGCGGCGTACCTGGAACGGCCAGTCGCCGTTCGCCGCCGACCGCGGCCACCTGCACCACCGGCTGCTGGAGATCGGCCACTCGCACAGCCGGTCCGTGCTGATCATGTACTTCTGGTCGGCGCTGATCGCGTTCGGCGCGGTCGGGTACTCGGTGCACTCGGCGTCGATGTGGATCGTGCTGGTCATCGTGTTCCTCAGCGCCGTCGGGCTGGTGCTGCTCCTGCTGCCGCGCTTCACCCCGCGTGCCCCGCGCTGGGCCAACTCCATGGTGCCGCCCCGCTACCGGCGCCGACGACGCCCCGCGGAGCTCCCGGCGGACCCCGCGCCCGCGCCGGAGGAGACGGCGGCTCCGGAGGCACACGGTTCGCACCTCGCGGACGAGGACGCCGACCGCCCACGGGTCGCCGTGGGAGTCTCCGGCGTCAACGGAGCGACCGCCATCGGCACTCGTTCGCGGTTCTCCGATCGACGTAAGGCCAATTCCCCGCGCTGA
- a CDS encoding arsenate reductase/protein-tyrosine-phosphatase family protein, giving the protein MTAPEGRGIAGQRDHFRILHVSTGNVCRSPITERLTRHALVDRLGDPLQGGLIVESAGTWGHEGAPMEANAEIVLADFGADATGFVGRELLDEHVIRADLVLTATRDHRAQVISMGHSAGLRTFTLKEFTRLVRAIDPATLPDAHDEGVVERARALVRAAAALRGWLLAPTADADEVYDPYGAPITFFRSIGDEINQALDPVVTALTGVPAHH; this is encoded by the coding sequence TTGACCGCCCCTGAGGGGCGTGGCATAGCGGGGCAGAGGGACCACTTCCGCATTCTCCACGTCAGCACCGGCAACGTCTGCCGCTCGCCCATCACCGAGCGGCTGACCCGCCATGCCCTGGTGGACCGCCTCGGCGATCCCCTCCAGGGCGGCCTCATCGTGGAGAGCGCGGGCACCTGGGGGCACGAAGGCGCCCCCATGGAGGCGAACGCCGAGATCGTCCTCGCCGACTTCGGCGCGGACGCCACCGGCTTCGTCGGCCGCGAGCTCCTCGACGAGCACGTGATCCGTGCCGACCTGGTGCTCACCGCGACCCGGGACCACCGTGCGCAGGTCATCTCGATGGGCCACTCCGCCGGCCTGCGCACCTTCACCCTCAAGGAGTTCACCCGGCTCGTGCGGGCCATAGACCCCGCCACCCTGCCGGACGCCCACGACGAGGGCGTGGTCGAGCGTGCCCGCGCCCTGGTGCGCGCCGCCGCCGCGCTCCGCGGCTGGCTGCTGGCCCCGACCGCGGACGCCGACGAGGTGTACGACCCGTACGGCGCCCCGATCACCTTCTTCCGCTCGATCGGGGACGAGATCAACCAGGCGCTCGACCCGGTCGTCACCGCGCTCACCGGCGTACCCGCGCACCACTGA
- a CDS encoding L-threonylcarbamoyladenylate synthase has product MARRYDCNDATDRTTGLREAASAVRRGELVVLPTDTVYGIGADAFSSEAVADLLDAKGRGRNMPTPVLIGSPNTLHGLVTDFSEQAWELVDAFWPGALTLVAKHQPSLQWDLGDTRGTVAVRMPLHPVAIELLTEVGPMAVSSANLTGHPSPETCDAAQEMLGDSVSVYLDGGPTPGNVPSSIVDVTGKVPVLLRAGALSVEELRKVVPDLEVAN; this is encoded by the coding sequence ATGGCACGGCGATACGACTGCAACGACGCGACCGACCGTACGACCGGGCTGCGTGAAGCGGCCTCGGCGGTACGTCGCGGCGAACTGGTCGTGCTCCCCACCGACACCGTCTACGGGATCGGTGCGGACGCCTTCTCCTCGGAGGCCGTCGCGGACCTGCTCGACGCCAAGGGCCGCGGGCGCAACATGCCCACCCCGGTCCTCATCGGCTCCCCGAACACGCTGCACGGCCTGGTCACCGACTTCTCCGAGCAGGCGTGGGAGCTCGTCGACGCCTTCTGGCCCGGCGCCCTCACCCTCGTCGCCAAGCACCAGCCGTCGCTCCAGTGGGACCTCGGCGACACCCGTGGCACCGTCGCCGTCCGGATGCCGCTGCACCCGGTCGCCATCGAGCTGCTCACCGAGGTCGGCCCGATGGCCGTCTCCAGTGCCAACCTCACCGGCCACCCGTCCCCGGAGACCTGCGACGCCGCCCAGGAGATGCTCGGGGACTCCGTCTCCGTCTACCTCGACGGCGGCCCCACCCCGGGCAACGTCCCGTCCTCCATCGTCGACGTCACCGGCAAGGTCCCGGTCCTGCTGCGCGCCGGCGCTCTGTCCGTCGAGGAACTGCGCAAGGTGGTACCCGACCTCGAGGTGGCCAATTGA
- the prmC gene encoding peptide chain release factor N(5)-glutamine methyltransferase: MNLLLAEVAQATQRLADAGVPSPRFDAEELAAFVHGVKRGELHRVPDADFDARYWETIARRENREPLQHITGRAFFRYLELQVGPGVFVPRPETESVVGWAIDAVRAMDVVEPLIVDLCTGSGAIALAMAQEVPRSRVHAVELSEDALTWTRKNAEGSRVTVHRGDALSALPELDGQVDLVISNPPYIPLTEWEYVAPEARDHDPQMALFSGEDGLDTIRGIERTAHRLLRPGGLVVIEHADTQGGQVPWIFTEERGWADAADHPDLNNRPRFATARKAMP, from the coding sequence ATGAACCTGCTGCTCGCCGAGGTGGCCCAGGCCACCCAGCGGCTGGCCGACGCCGGTGTCCCCTCGCCGCGATTCGATGCCGAGGAGCTCGCGGCCTTCGTCCACGGAGTCAAGCGGGGCGAACTGCACAGGGTGCCGGACGCGGACTTCGACGCGCGCTACTGGGAGACCATCGCGCGCCGCGAGAACCGCGAGCCGCTCCAGCACATCACCGGCCGCGCCTTCTTCCGCTACCTGGAGCTCCAGGTCGGCCCCGGGGTGTTCGTACCCCGCCCGGAGACCGAGTCGGTCGTCGGCTGGGCCATAGACGCGGTCCGCGCGATGGACGTCGTCGAGCCGCTGATCGTCGACCTCTGCACCGGCTCCGGCGCCATCGCCCTCGCCATGGCCCAGGAGGTGCCGCGCTCCCGCGTGCACGCCGTGGAGCTCTCCGAGGACGCCCTCACGTGGACCAGGAAGAACGCCGAGGGGTCCAGGGTCACCGTGCACCGCGGAGACGCCCTGAGCGCCCTTCCCGAGCTCGACGGCCAGGTCGACCTGGTGATCTCCAACCCGCCGTACATCCCGCTCACCGAGTGGGAGTACGTGGCGCCCGAGGCCCGCGACCACGACCCGCAGATGGCGCTCTTCTCCGGCGAGGACGGTCTCGACACCATCCGCGGCATCGAGCGCACCGCGCACCGCCTGCTCCGCCCCGGCGGCCTCGTCGTCATCGAGCACGCCGACACCCAGGGCGGCCAGGTCCCCTGGATCTTCACCGAGGAACGCGGCTGGGCCGACGCGGCCGACCACCCGGACCTCAACAACCGGCCGCGGTTCGCCACCGCCCGCAAGGCCATGCCGTGA
- the prfA gene encoding peptide chain release factor 1 has protein sequence MFEAVEELIGEHADLEKKLADPSVHADQANARKLNKRYAELTPIVATYRSWKGTGDDIVTAREFAADDPDFAAEVKELEKQREELTERLRLLLVPRDPSDDKDVLLEIKAGAGGDESALFAGDLLRMYLRYAERIGWKTEIIDSTESELGGYKDVQVSVKTKGGNGATEPGQGVWARMKYEGGVHRVQRVPSTESQGRIHTSAAGILVTPEAEEVEVEIHANDLRIDVYRSSGPGGQSVNTTDSAVRITHLPTGVVASCQNEKSQLQNKEQAMRILRSRLLAAAQEAAEQEASDVRRSQVRTVDRSEKIRTYNFPENRISDHRVGFKAYNLDQVLDGDLDAVIQACVDADSAAKLANA, from the coding sequence ATGTTCGAGGCGGTCGAGGAACTGATCGGCGAGCACGCCGATCTCGAGAAGAAGCTCGCCGACCCGTCGGTCCACGCGGATCAGGCCAACGCGCGCAAGCTCAACAAGCGCTACGCGGAGCTGACCCCGATCGTCGCCACGTACCGGTCCTGGAAGGGCACGGGTGACGACATCGTCACCGCCCGCGAGTTCGCCGCCGACGACCCCGACTTCGCCGCCGAGGTCAAGGAACTGGAGAAGCAGCGCGAGGAGCTCACCGAGCGCCTGCGCCTCCTTCTCGTTCCGCGCGACCCGAGCGACGACAAGGACGTGCTCCTGGAGATCAAGGCGGGCGCGGGCGGCGACGAGTCGGCCCTGTTCGCCGGTGACCTGCTGCGCATGTACCTCCGCTACGCCGAGCGCATCGGATGGAAGACCGAGATCATCGACTCCACCGAGTCCGAGCTCGGCGGCTACAAGGACGTCCAGGTCTCCGTGAAGACCAAGGGCGGCAACGGCGCCACCGAGCCCGGCCAGGGCGTCTGGGCCCGGATGAAGTACGAGGGCGGCGTGCACCGCGTGCAGCGCGTGCCCTCCACCGAGTCCCAGGGCCGCATCCACACCTCCGCCGCCGGCATCCTCGTGACCCCCGAGGCCGAGGAGGTCGAGGTCGAGATCCACGCGAACGACCTGCGCATCGACGTGTACCGGTCCTCCGGCCCCGGCGGCCAGTCCGTCAACACCACCGACTCCGCCGTCCGCATCACGCACCTGCCCACCGGTGTCGTCGCCTCCTGCCAGAACGAGAAGAGCCAGCTCCAGAACAAGGAGCAGGCCATGCGCATCCTGCGGTCCCGGCTGCTCGCCGCCGCCCAGGAGGCCGCCGAGCAGGAAGCTTCCGACGTGCGCCGCAGCCAGGTGCGCACCGTCGACCGGTCCGAGAAGATCCGCACGTACAACTTCCCGGAAAACCGGATCTCGGACCACCGCGTCGGCTTCAAGGCGTACAACTTGGACCAGGTCCTCGACGGGGACCTCGACGCGGTGATCCAGGCATGCGTCGACGCCGACTCCGCCGCCAAGCTCGCCAACGCCTGA
- the rpmE gene encoding 50S ribosomal protein L31, with product MKRDIHPTYVDTQVSCTCGASFTTRSTIDNGTIRADVCSECHPFYTGKQKILDTGGRVARFEARFGKGAGSAAK from the coding sequence TTGAAGCGCGACATTCACCCCACGTACGTCGACACGCAGGTCAGCTGCACCTGTGGCGCGTCGTTCACCACCCGGAGCACCATCGACAACGGCACCATCCGTGCCGACGTCTGCTCCGAGTGCCACCCGTTCTACACGGGCAAGCAGAAGATCCTCGACACCGGCGGCCGGGTGGCCCGCTTCGAGGCCCGCTTCGGCAAGGGTGCAGGCTCCGCCGCCAAGTAG
- a CDS encoding LCP family protein, translated as MSEQGSRGTGRIRGTGGRRRKPSRRRRAKTVVAWTAAGVVVLGGSGLAYAYFALDGNLKGVDINAALGTDRPDDVDNGSEDILVLGSDSRSGANSEYGEDQGTARSDTAMVVHVNKGHKSADVVSIPRDTIVDRPACTDPGTGAQTPAATGQMFNSAYQVGGPACAVKTVEAMSGIRMDHYVEVDFTGFKKLVDQLGGVEITTSEAIDDPGSHLDLAPGTHTLDGEQALGLVRTRKSVGDGSDLGRIQLQQAFVKALMEQVKSVGVFTNPAKLFGMANTATKAITTDSDLASVTKLTGFANGLKNLGADDVDMVTLPVRYDPADPNRVVPLEKDAQAVWKALRADVAIPAAATANSAGDKGSAATVVG; from the coding sequence ATGAGCGAGCAGGGCAGCAGAGGTACGGGCCGCATACGCGGCACCGGCGGGCGGCGCAGAAAGCCCTCCCGCCGGCGCCGGGCGAAGACCGTGGTGGCCTGGACCGCGGCCGGGGTCGTGGTCCTCGGCGGTTCGGGACTCGCTTACGCGTACTTCGCGCTCGACGGCAACCTCAAGGGCGTCGACATCAACGCCGCCCTCGGCACCGACCGCCCCGACGACGTCGACAACGGCTCCGAGGACATCCTGGTGCTCGGCTCGGACTCCCGCTCCGGCGCCAACTCCGAGTACGGCGAGGACCAGGGCACCGCCCGTTCGGACACGGCGATGGTCGTGCACGTCAACAAGGGCCACAAGTCCGCCGACGTCGTCTCGATCCCGCGCGACACCATCGTCGACCGGCCCGCCTGCACCGACCCCGGCACCGGGGCGCAGACCCCGGCGGCCACCGGCCAGATGTTCAACTCGGCCTACCAGGTGGGCGGTCCGGCCTGCGCGGTGAAGACCGTCGAGGCGATGTCCGGTATCCGCATGGACCACTACGTCGAGGTCGACTTCACCGGCTTCAAGAAGCTCGTCGACCAGCTGGGCGGTGTCGAGATCACCACCAGTGAGGCGATCGACGACCCCGGCAGCCATCTCGACCTCGCCCCCGGCACGCACACCCTCGACGGCGAACAGGCCCTCGGCCTGGTGCGTACGCGCAAGAGCGTCGGCGACGGCAGCGACCTCGGGCGCATCCAGCTCCAGCAGGCGTTCGTCAAGGCGCTGATGGAACAGGTCAAGTCGGTGGGGGTGTTCACCAACCCCGCCAAGCTGTTCGGAATGGCGAACACCGCCACCAAGGCCATCACCACCGACTCCGACCTCGCCTCGGTGACCAAGCTCACCGGCTTCGCGAACGGGCTCAAGAACCTCGGTGCCGACGACGTCGACATGGTCACCCTGCCCGTCCGGTACGACCCGGCGGACCCCAACCGTGTGGTCCCGCTGGAGAAGGACGCCCAAGCGGTCTGGAAGGCCCTGCGCGCGGACGTGGCGATCCCGGCCGCCGCCACCGCGAACTCCGCGGGCGACAAGGGCTCCGCGGCGACCGTGGTCGGCTGA
- the rho gene encoding transcription termination factor Rho, which produces MSDTTDLMGVTADKSVDSAAPAEGAASGTTARRRRSGTGLDGMVLAELQQVASGLGIRGTARMRKSQLIEVIKEAQAGKAPAAKAAAKAPAAGTDAESKPKRRATSKARTGDEAAAPAEKPAAQQQIDIPGQPASDDQPAGERRRRRATAQAGAPEVKAEPKQDERAAEKQDDRGEAKADARAESAADTAEGRRGDRQDRQRGDRRDRQRDRRGKGDDQGQQRQGQGQSQRQGQGQSQSQGQGGGQGQQQHRDNGPQDDFDDEGGRRGRRGRYRDRRGRRGREDFVSDVPVADDDVLIPVAGILDILDNYAFIRTSGYLPGPNDVYVSLAQVRKNGLRKGDHVTGAVRQPKDGERREKFNALVRLDTVNGMAPESGRGRPEFQKLTPLYPQDRLRLETDSNVLTTRIIDLVAPIGKGQRGLIVAPPKTGKTMILQAIANAITVNSPECHLMVVLVDERPEEVTDMQRSVKGEVISSTFDRPAEDHTTVAELAIERAKRLVELGHDVVVLLDSITRLGRAYNLAAPASGRILSGGVDSTALYPPKRFFGAARNIEDGGSLTILATALVETGSRMDEVIFEEFKGTGNMELKLDRKLSDKRIFPAVDVDASSTRKEEILLGSDELAITWKLRRVLHALDQQQAIELLLDRMKKTSSNAEFLLQIQKTTPSPGNNND; this is translated from the coding sequence GTGAGCGACACCACCGATCTGATGGGCGTGACTGCCGACAAGAGTGTCGACAGCGCCGCGCCCGCCGAAGGTGCTGCCTCTGGCACCACCGCACGGCGCCGCCGCTCCGGCACCGGCCTTGACGGCATGGTCCTGGCCGAGCTGCAGCAGGTCGCGTCCGGCCTCGGCATCAGGGGCACCGCGCGCATGCGCAAGAGCCAGCTGATCGAGGTCATCAAGGAGGCGCAGGCCGGCAAGGCCCCCGCCGCCAAGGCCGCCGCCAAGGCGCCCGCCGCCGGTACGGACGCGGAGAGCAAGCCCAAGCGCCGCGCCACCTCCAAGGCGCGCACGGGCGACGAGGCCGCGGCCCCGGCCGAGAAGCCGGCCGCGCAGCAGCAGATCGACATCCCCGGCCAGCCCGCCAGCGACGACCAGCCCGCGGGCGAGCGCCGCCGTCGGCGTGCCACCGCGCAGGCCGGTGCTCCCGAGGTGAAGGCCGAGCCGAAGCAGGACGAGCGCGCCGCCGAGAAGCAGGACGACCGCGGCGAGGCCAAGGCCGACGCCCGTGCCGAGTCGGCCGCCGACACCGCCGAGGGCCGTCGCGGCGACCGTCAGGACCGTCAGCGCGGTGATCGCCGGGACCGTCAGCGCGACCGCCGCGGCAAGGGCGACGACCAGGGCCAGCAGCGCCAGGGTCAGGGCCAGTCGCAGCGCCAGGGACAGGGCCAGAGCCAGAGCCAGGGACAGGGTGGCGGCCAGGGCCAGCAGCAGCACCGTGACAACGGGCCGCAGGACGACTTCGACGACGAGGGCGGCCGTCGTGGCCGTCGCGGCCGCTACCGCGACCGTCGTGGCCGTCGTGGCCGCGAGGACTTCGTCAGCGACGTGCCGGTCGCCGACGACGACGTCCTGATCCCCGTCGCGGGCATCCTGGACATCCTCGACAACTACGCGTTCATCCGGACCTCCGGCTACCTCCCGGGTCCGAACGACGTGTACGTCTCGCTCGCCCAGGTCCGCAAGAACGGCCTGCGCAAGGGCGACCACGTCACCGGTGCCGTGCGCCAGCCCAAGGACGGCGAGCGCCGCGAGAAGTTCAACGCCCTCGTGCGCCTCGACACCGTCAACGGCATGGCGCCCGAATCCGGCCGCGGACGCCCGGAGTTCCAGAAGCTGACGCCGCTGTACCCGCAGGACCGGCTCCGCCTGGAGACCGACTCCAACGTCCTGACGACGCGGATCATCGACTTGGTCGCGCCGATCGGCAAGGGCCAGCGAGGTCTGATCGTGGCCCCGCCGAAGACCGGTAAGACCATGATCCTCCAGGCCATCGCCAACGCGATCACGGTCAACAGCCCGGAGTGCCACCTGATGGTCGTCCTCGTGGACGAGCGTCCGGAAGAGGTCACCGACATGCAGCGGTCGGTGAAGGGCGAGGTCATCTCCTCGACCTTCGACCGCCCCGCCGAGGACCACACCACCGTCGCCGAACTGGCCATCGAGCGGGCCAAGCGCCTGGTCGAGCTGGGGCACGACGTGGTCGTGCTGCTCGACTCGATCACCCGCCTGGGCCGCGCGTACAACCTCGCGGCGCCCGCTTCCGGCCGCATCCTGTCCGGTGGTGTCGACTCGACCGCGCTGTACCCGCCGAAGCGCTTCTTCGGTGCCGCGCGCAACATCGAGGACGGCGGCTCGCTGACCATCCTGGCCACCGCGCTCGTGGAGACCGGCTCGCGCATGGACGAGGTGATCTTCGAGGAGTTCAAGGGCACCGGCAACATGGAGCTCAAGCTCGACCGGAAGCTCTCGGACAAGCGCATCTTCCCGGCCGTCGACGTCGACGCGTCCAGCACCCGTAAGGAAGAGATCCTGCTGGGCAGCGACGAGCTGGCCATCACCTGGAAGCTGCGCCGGGTCCTGCACGCGCTCGACCAGCAGCAGGCGATCGAGCTCCTGCTGGACCGGATGAAGAAGACCTCGTCCAACGCGGAGTTCCTGCTCCAGATCCAGAAGACGACGCCGTCGCCGGGTAACAACAACGACTGA
- the thrB gene encoding homoserine kinase yields MAGPAFRAAAVRVRVPATSANLGPGFDALGLSLGLYDDVVVRVADSGLHIDIAGEGADTLPRDESHLLVRAMRTAFDLLGGQPRGLEIVCANRIPHGRGLGSSSAAICAGIVAARAVTTGGEARLDDAALLELATEIEGHPDNVAACLLGGFTLAWMDGGAARAIRMDPAAAVVPVVFVPGRPVLTETARGLLPRQVPHVDAAANAGRAALLVEALTRRPELLLAATEDRLHQEYREPAMPESLELVHRLRADGVPAVISGAGPTVLALTEEGAADKVARLAGEGWAANKLALDGPGACVLPLAP; encoded by the coding sequence ATGGCCGGTCCCGCGTTCCGAGCCGCCGCCGTCAGGGTGCGCGTCCCCGCCACCAGCGCCAATCTGGGCCCGGGCTTCGACGCCCTCGGCCTGTCGCTGGGCCTCTACGACGACGTCGTCGTCCGGGTCGCCGACTCCGGTCTGCACATCGACATCGCCGGCGAGGGCGCCGACACCCTGCCCCGCGACGAGTCGCACCTGCTCGTACGCGCCATGCGCACCGCCTTCGACCTGCTCGGCGGACAGCCGCGCGGACTGGAAATCGTCTGCGCCAACCGCATTCCGCACGGCCGCGGCCTCGGCTCCTCCTCCGCCGCCATCTGCGCCGGCATCGTCGCCGCCCGCGCGGTGACGACCGGCGGAGAGGCCCGCCTCGACGACGCCGCGCTGCTGGAACTGGCCACCGAGATCGAGGGCCACCCGGACAACGTCGCGGCCTGCCTCCTCGGCGGATTCACCCTCGCCTGGATGGACGGCGGGGCGGCCCGCGCCATCCGGATGGACCCGGCCGCCGCGGTCGTGCCGGTGGTCTTCGTACCGGGCAGGCCGGTGCTCACCGAGACCGCCCGCGGACTGCTGCCGCGCCAGGTCCCGCACGTGGACGCCGCCGCCAACGCCGGCCGCGCCGCGCTGCTCGTGGAGGCGCTGACCCGGCGCCCCGAGCTGCTGCTGGCCGCCACCGAGGACCGGCTCCACCAGGAGTACCGGGAGCCGGCGATGCCGGAGAGCCTCGAACTGGTGCACCGGCTGCGCGCGGACGGGGTGCCCGCCGTCATCTCCGGTGCGGGGCCCACGGTTTTGGCCCTCACGGAAGAGGGCGCCGCCGACAAGGTGGCCCGCCTCGCGGGTGAGGGGTGGGCCGCGAACAAGCTCGCCCTCGACGGCCCCGGCGCGTGCGTGCTGCCGCTCGCCCCGTAA
- the thrC gene encoding threonine synthase: MTSKGTHQWRGIIEEYRDRLPVTSTTPVVSLGEGGTPLVSAQVLSERTGCEVYLKVEGANPTGSFKDRGMTMAITRAKEEGAQAVICASTGNTSASAAAYAVRAGMVCAVLVPRGKIALGKMGQALVHGAKILQVDGNFDDCLTLARSLSDNYPVALVNSVNPVRIEGQKTAAFEIVDALGDAPDIHVLPVGNAGNITAYWKGYTEYAGDGLATHRPRMWGFQASGSAPIVRGEIVKDPATIATAIRIGNPASWNYALAARDESGGFIDEVTDRQILSAYRLLAAQEGVFVEPASAASVAGLLKAAEEGKVDRGQRIVCTVTGNGLKDPDWAVAGAPQPVTVPVDAATAAQKLGLV, translated from the coding sequence ATGACCAGCAAGGGCACCCACCAGTGGCGGGGCATCATCGAGGAGTACCGGGACCGCCTTCCGGTCACGAGCACGACGCCGGTCGTCTCCCTCGGTGAGGGTGGTACGCCGCTCGTTTCGGCGCAGGTTCTCTCCGAGCGCACGGGCTGCGAGGTGTACCTCAAGGTCGAGGGCGCCAACCCCACCGGTTCGTTCAAGGACCGCGGCATGACCATGGCCATCACCCGGGCCAAGGAGGAGGGCGCGCAGGCCGTCATCTGCGCCTCCACCGGCAACACCTCCGCCTCCGCCGCCGCGTACGCGGTGCGCGCCGGAATGGTCTGCGCCGTCCTCGTACCGCGCGGCAAGATCGCGCTCGGCAAGATGGGGCAGGCGCTCGTGCACGGCGCCAAGATCCTCCAGGTCGACGGCAACTTCGACGACTGCCTGACACTGGCCCGCTCGCTGTCGGACAACTACCCGGTGGCGCTCGTCAATTCGGTCAACCCGGTCCGCATCGAGGGCCAGAAGACCGCCGCGTTCGAGATCGTCGACGCGCTCGGCGACGCCCCGGACATCCACGTCCTGCCGGTCGGCAACGCGGGCAACATCACGGCCTACTGGAAGGGCTACACCGAGTACGCCGGTGACGGCCTGGCCACCCACCGGCCGCGCATGTGGGGCTTCCAGGCCTCCGGTTCCGCGCCCATCGTGCGCGGCGAGATCGTGAAGGACCCGGCGACGATCGCCACCGCGATCCGGATCGGCAACCCGGCGTCCTGGAACTACGCGCTGGCCGCCCGGGACGAGTCCGGCGGCTTCATCGACGAAGTGACGGACCGTCAAATCCTCTCCGCGTACCGGCTGTTGGCCGCGCAGGAGGGCGTCTTCGTGGAACCCGCCTCGGCTGCCTCCGTCGCCGGCCTGCTCAAGGCCGCCGAAGAGGGCAAGGTCGACCGCGGCCAGCGGATCGTCTGCACCGTCACCGGCAACGGCCTCAAGGACCCCGACTGGGCCGTCGCGGGCGCACCGCAGCCCGTCACCGTCCCGGTCGACGCCGCCACCGCCGCGCAGAAGCTCGGCCTCGTCTGA